A region from the Gemmatimonadota bacterium genome encodes:
- the rpsT gene encoding 30S ribosomal protein S20 — protein MPRIKSAKKRMHLSRKWTVQNRAARARIRTAVKKVRQAPDAAAAGTSLLEAVALLDRAGRTNLIHPNRVARVKSQLQAHVSRLSGR, from the coding sequence ATGCCGAGGATCAAGAGCGCCAAGAAGCGGATGCACCTGTCCCGGAAGTGGACGGTCCAGAATCGGGCCGCCCGGGCACGGATCCGTACGGCCGTGAAGAAGGTCCGCCAGGCGCCCGACGCCGCTGCGGCCGGGACCAGCCTTCTCGAGGCGGTCGCGCTGCTCGACCGGGCCGGCCGGACCAACCTCATCCATCCGAACCGGGTCGCCCGGGTCAAGAGTCAGCTCCAGGCGCACGTCAGTCGGCTTTCGGGGCGCTGA
- a CDS encoding segregation/condensation protein A, whose translation MTTVSPPARTPRDDDERFVIDIERFQGPLDLLLHLIRQQDIDIFDIPIARITKQFLGAVQGIGAGNLDSAGEFLEMAATLVRIKAQLLLPKPLEAEDEDPRAELVRRLLEYEQIQEITGRLAAAEAHRARRFGKGYLPVRPMPEADELPLETTWDELFQAALAVKLLDPLDREHRVTPRTITMDEKADLILEALRSATSVEFRRLLEPFREKMHGVMTLLAGLELSRRRRVLLRQTEPFHELWVHRRADSDEEEGEPT comes from the coding sequence GTGACGACGGTGTCCCCGCCGGCTCGAACTCCCCGCGACGACGACGAGCGTTTCGTCATCGACATCGAGCGCTTCCAGGGACCGCTCGACCTCCTCCTGCACCTCATCCGGCAGCAGGACATCGACATCTTCGATATCCCCATCGCCCGGATCACGAAGCAGTTCCTCGGCGCCGTGCAGGGAATCGGTGCGGGGAATCTCGATTCCGCGGGCGAGTTCCTCGAGATGGCCGCGACGCTTGTCCGCATCAAGGCCCAGCTGCTCCTCCCGAAGCCCCTGGAGGCGGAGGACGAGGATCCGCGGGCGGAGCTGGTGCGGCGCCTCCTCGAATACGAGCAGATCCAGGAGATCACCGGGCGCCTCGCGGCTGCGGAGGCCCATCGGGCGCGGCGGTTCGGAAAGGGATACCTCCCGGTGCGCCCGATGCCCGAGGCGGATGAGCTCCCGCTCGAAACCACGTGGGACGAGCTTTTCCAGGCTGCGCTAGCCGTGAAGCTCCTCGATCCCCTCGATCGAGAGCACCGGGTCACGCCCCGAACGATTACCATGGATGAGAAGGCCGACCTGATCCTGGAGGCGCTCCGTAGCGCGACGAGCGTCGAGTTCCGGCGTCTCCTGGAGCCCTTCCGCGAGAAAATGCACGGGGTGATGACTTTGCTGGCGGGTTTGGAGCTTTCCCGCCGGCGCCGGGTCCTCCTCCGCCAGACCGAACCGTTTCACGAGCTCTGGGTCCACCGTAGGGCCGATTCCGACGAGGAGGAGGGAGAACCGACGTGA
- the scpB gene encoding SMC-Scp complex subunit ScpB, translated as MRSEQIVEAVLFASDAPLRAEEIARADESLDEDAVEEAIRVLRTRYAAGEQAFEVVEIAEGFQLLTRPEFAPYLERFDTVPRPGRLSGPALETLAIVAYRQPIGRLEMEYVRGVGSVGVIRTLQDRGLIEVAGRAEGLGRPLLYGTTVTFLEHFGFRSLEDLPRPEELPIILRDRTIPVLPEESNGSPAAGDEEVGEGFGEEA; from the coding sequence GTGAGGAGCGAGCAAATCGTGGAGGCGGTCCTTTTTGCGAGCGACGCCCCGCTTCGCGCCGAAGAGATCGCGAGGGCGGACGAGTCGTTGGACGAGGATGCGGTCGAGGAGGCGATCCGGGTCCTGCGGACGAGGTACGCGGCGGGCGAGCAGGCCTTCGAAGTCGTCGAGATCGCCGAAGGATTCCAGCTCCTCACGCGCCCGGAGTTCGCGCCCTATCTCGAGCGCTTCGACACCGTCCCGCGGCCCGGGCGGCTCTCCGGTCCTGCTCTGGAGACCCTCGCCATCGTCGCCTACCGGCAGCCGATCGGACGACTCGAAATGGAGTACGTCCGGGGCGTCGGTTCCGTCGGGGTCATCCGCACCCTCCAGGACCGGGGGCTGATCGAAGTCGCCGGGCGGGCCGAGGGCCTCGGCCGCCCCCTCCTCTACGGCACCACCGTCACCTTTCTGGAGCACTTCGGGTTTCGCTCGCTCGAAGACCTCCCCCGCCCCGAAGAGCTCCCCATCATTCTCCGGGACCGGACCATTCCCGTCCTCCCGGAGGAGTCGAACGGGTCACCGGCGGCAGGCGACGAGGAGGTCGGCGAGGGATTCGGCGAAGAGGCGTGA
- a CDS encoding M28 family peptidase, with protein sequence MGPFRRPALLFATLAVLSQPWTALPASAQSSVPAEPWFGLPLPPGFLPHAAPVIIGPRVIPATVPAGEGGSPELEAAQIFEDLGAIVDFSRDSRLRREVGDGQLWGRITGFPSSARTIEWATQKFREAEIERVELQSFQQSGNASLWLPLLWEVRLLGDPAFGPGSADVVLESAMPLSPSEIPGGTLTASLIYVGNATPAELEGVDVSGKVVLQTVIPQGHMVFERGPTVSRAQDLMDRGAVAVLNAVHLPGNERSRDFSNCGGPCFNLGGRDGFFLEKLLSEATEAGVADRVRVSLTLRAQAFSGLEAVNGIAVIPGSASEEAIVLNAHADAWFDGAGDNGDGLAVLVALARHFAAPENRLERTLVFVASAGHHTPGLNGPGNFIAMNPDLARNAVLVINIEHVAQRNISPARSVFPDGYREYIAGSGEAPIVAGVTNRSPFIEEVLQEGVARYGVNLVSEGSAMSSGETGGYGPLGVARVTVMQAPPLYHTSGEVLDVVSAPGLERAARFFAYFLKEMSGAPAELINP encoded by the coding sequence ATGGGACCGTTCCGCCGGCCGGCACTTCTTTTCGCGACGCTCGCCGTCCTGTCCCAACCCTGGACCGCGCTCCCCGCGTCCGCTCAGTCGTCCGTCCCCGCGGAGCCCTGGTTTGGGCTCCCCCTCCCTCCCGGCTTCCTCCCGCACGCCGCTCCGGTGATCATCGGGCCCCGGGTGATTCCGGCGACCGTTCCGGCAGGCGAGGGCGGGAGCCCCGAGCTCGAAGCGGCGCAGATCTTCGAGGACCTTGGGGCAATCGTTGATTTCTCGCGCGACAGCCGCCTCCGGCGCGAAGTCGGAGACGGGCAGCTCTGGGGCCGGATCACCGGCTTCCCCTCGAGCGCCCGGACGATCGAATGGGCCACCCAGAAGTTTCGCGAAGCGGAAATCGAACGAGTCGAGCTCCAGTCCTTCCAGCAGTCGGGAAACGCCTCGCTCTGGCTCCCTCTTTTGTGGGAGGTACGGCTCCTCGGAGACCCCGCCTTCGGGCCCGGGAGCGCCGACGTCGTCCTCGAATCGGCGATGCCCCTTTCGCCTTCCGAGATCCCGGGTGGGACGCTGACGGCGTCCCTCATTTACGTGGGCAACGCGACCCCGGCAGAGCTCGAGGGCGTGGATGTCTCGGGAAAGGTGGTCCTCCAGACCGTCATCCCGCAGGGCCACATGGTCTTCGAGCGTGGGCCGACCGTCTCCCGTGCGCAGGATCTCATGGACCGCGGTGCGGTCGCGGTCCTGAACGCCGTCCACCTTCCCGGAAACGAACGCTCCCGCGACTTCAGCAATTGTGGCGGGCCTTGCTTCAACCTCGGGGGACGGGACGGATTTTTTCTCGAGAAGCTCCTGAGCGAAGCGACCGAGGCGGGAGTCGCGGATCGGGTCCGCGTCAGCCTGACGCTTCGTGCCCAGGCGTTTTCCGGGCTCGAGGCGGTGAACGGGATCGCCGTGATTCCCGGAAGCGCGAGCGAGGAGGCGATCGTGCTGAACGCGCACGCGGATGCCTGGTTCGACGGAGCCGGAGACAATGGCGACGGCCTCGCCGTCCTGGTCGCCCTCGCCCGGCACTTCGCGGCGCCCGAGAACCGCCTCGAGCGAACGCTCGTCTTTGTCGCCAGCGCCGGGCACCACACGCCCGGACTGAACGGCCCTGGAAATTTCATCGCGATGAATCCGGACCTCGCCCGAAATGCCGTTCTCGTCATCAATATCGAACACGTGGCCCAGCGGAACATCTCGCCGGCCCGCAGCGTCTTCCCGGACGGATACCGAGAGTACATCGCCGGCTCGGGCGAGGCGCCCATCGTCGCGGGCGTCACGAACCGTTCGCCCTTCATCGAAGAGGTGCTGCAGGAGGGGGTCGCCCGCTACGGGGTGAATCTCGTTTCCGAGGGCTCTGCGATGTCGAGCGGGGAGACCGGAGGATACGGCCCGCTCGGCGTTGCGCGCGTCACGGTGATGCAGGCCCCTCCTCTCTATCACACGAGCGGGGAGGTCCTCGACGTGGTCTCCGCGCCGGGACTCGAGCGGGCGGCGCGGTTCTTCGCTTATTTTCTGAAGGAGATGAGCGGCGCCCCCGCCGAGTTGATCAATCCCTGA
- a CDS encoding site-2 protease family protein, which produces MVSGHRLEYLSGLMDLILLIGILLLSVILHEVAHAWVARREGDDTAERLGRITLNPIPHLDPIGSILIPVVLASLPGGFIFGWAKPVPVNPANFRDPVWGDIRVSLAGIAVNLLLALVFALAMIPLVRFAPAGGAWGYVESALYYGVLINVILAVFNLIPVPPLDGSHVVRHLLPQALRGAYDAFGRFGAIALLAFLFFVPGGFGLVMGPVTFIVDSLFAVLGL; this is translated from the coding sequence GTGGTATCGGGTCACCGGCTAGAATACCTTTCCGGCCTCATGGACCTGATCCTCCTCATCGGTATCCTCCTCCTTTCCGTCATCCTCCACGAGGTCGCCCACGCGTGGGTGGCGCGTCGCGAGGGGGACGACACGGCGGAGCGGCTGGGGCGCATCACCCTGAACCCGATTCCGCATCTGGACCCGATCGGTTCGATCCTCATTCCGGTCGTGCTCGCCTCGCTCCCCGGGGGATTCATCTTCGGCTGGGCGAAGCCCGTCCCGGTGAACCCGGCGAACTTCCGGGATCCCGTTTGGGGAGATATCCGGGTCTCACTGGCCGGGATCGCGGTGAACCTCCTGCTTGCCCTCGTCTTTGCGCTGGCCATGATCCCCCTGGTGCGCTTCGCTCCCGCGGGCGGCGCCTGGGGCTACGTGGAGTCTGCCCTTTACTACGGCGTCCTGATCAACGTGATCCTCGCCGTGTTCAACCTGATTCCGGTTCCCCCGCTCGACGGCTCGCACGTCGTGCGCCACCTGCTTCCCCAGGCCCTCCGGGGCGCCTACGACGCATTCGGGCGATTCGGCGCGATCGCGCTTCTCGCCTTCCTTTTCTTCGTCCCCGGGGGATTCGGGCTCGTCATGGGGCCGGTCACTTTCATCGTGGACTCGCTCTTCGCGGTGCTCGGCCTGTGA
- a CDS encoding pseudouridine synthase → MSSPGLRLQKVLSRAGVASRREAEEMILRGRVRVNGERVSELGTRVDPARDRIEVDGREISQDPIRWILLNKPRGTVTTRRDPQGRPTVYSLLPPKDRQLRYVGRLDQETDGLLLFTNDGDLLHALTHPSGEVAREYRAVVGGVPDRDALAALQSGVELEDGVAKAERVRIEETLKGGKGVVMTLVLREGRKREVRRLLETVGHSVQRLSRIAFGPITLAGLAPGESRELTKMEVDALRKEVTRASARTRSGSTPRRPRGGRSGTP, encoded by the coding sequence GTGAGCTCTCCCGGGCTACGGCTCCAGAAGGTTCTCTCGAGAGCGGGGGTCGCTTCGCGGCGGGAGGCCGAAGAGATGATCCTTCGCGGGCGGGTGCGCGTGAACGGGGAACGGGTCTCCGAACTGGGCACGCGAGTGGACCCGGCCCGGGACAGAATCGAGGTGGATGGCCGCGAGATCTCGCAGGATCCCATCCGTTGGATTCTCCTGAACAAGCCGCGTGGGACCGTGACCACCCGTCGAGATCCCCAGGGTCGCCCGACGGTCTATTCCCTCCTCCCCCCAAAGGATCGGCAGCTCCGCTACGTGGGGCGCCTGGACCAGGAGACCGATGGGCTTCTCCTGTTCACCAACGACGGCGATCTCTTGCACGCGTTGACCCATCCGTCCGGCGAGGTGGCGCGCGAATACCGGGCGGTCGTGGGAGGGGTGCCGGACCGGGACGCCCTTGCGGCTCTCCAGTCCGGGGTCGAGCTGGAGGACGGCGTGGCGAAGGCCGAGCGGGTCCGGATCGAAGAGACGCTCAAGGGCGGAAAGGGCGTGGTGATGACTCTGGTCCTCCGAGAAGGACGCAAGCGCGAGGTCCGGCGCTTGCTGGAGACCGTCGGTCACTCCGTCCAGCGCCTCTCCCGGATCGCCTTTGGCCCGATCACGCTGGCCGGCTTGGCACCCGGAGAGTCTCGGGAGCTGACTAAAATGGAAGTGGACGCCCTGCGAAAGGAGGTCACGCGCGCAAGCGCTCGGACCAGGTCGGGCTCCACCCCTCGGCGCCCACGAGGGGGACGAAGCGGCACTCCATGA
- a CDS encoding protein-L-isoaspartate(D-aspartate) O-methyltransferase, translated as MSRARARMIQHDLEARGIHDPRVLGAMRRLPREEFLPAGRRALPEEVYGDAALPIGRGQTLSQPYIVGAMTQALGLADEDRVLEVGTGTGYQTAVLASIAAEVWTVERDPVLAEEAHARLDRLGFANVRYLIGDGTKGWPEGAPYDAILVTAGGPSVPAALKSQLGPGGRLVVPVGSRSLQELIRISRQDDGREAEPEVLMECRFVPLVGAEGWSPTWSERLRA; from the coding sequence ATGTCGCGGGCACGGGCCCGCATGATCCAGCACGATCTCGAGGCGCGAGGGATCCACGATCCCCGCGTGCTCGGCGCCATGCGCCGACTCCCCCGTGAGGAGTTCCTTCCGGCGGGGAGGAGAGCGCTTCCCGAAGAGGTCTACGGGGACGCCGCCCTGCCGATCGGCCGCGGCCAGACCCTCTCCCAGCCCTATATCGTGGGGGCCATGACTCAGGCTCTCGGCCTCGCGGACGAAGACCGCGTCCTCGAAGTCGGGACGGGGACCGGGTACCAGACCGCGGTTTTGGCTTCGATCGCGGCGGAGGTGTGGACAGTGGAGCGCGATCCCGTCCTCGCCGAGGAAGCACACGCCCGTCTCGATCGCCTCGGTTTCGCGAACGTCCGATATCTGATCGGAGACGGCACCAAGGGGTGGCCGGAAGGCGCCCCCTACGACGCGATCCTGGTGACGGCGGGGGGTCCGTCGGTCCCGGCGGCGCTCAAGTCCCAGCTCGGGCCCGGAGGCCGCCTCGTCGTCCCGGTGGGATCCCGGTCCCTCCAGGAGCTCATCCGGATCTCGCGGCAGGACGATGGGCGGGAGGCGGAACCGGAGGTCCTCATGGAGTGCCGCTTCGTCCCCCTCGTGGGCGCCGAGGGGTGGAGCCCGACCTGGTCCGAGCGCTTGCGCGCGTGA